From Micromonospora echinospora, one genomic window encodes:
- a CDS encoding AraC family transcriptional regulator has protein sequence MGLTLTQSMLSWVNYLTLCVMDVVSDVLRVTGVRGTLGARVEAGGRWAVAGEEGSAAGLHAITAGEAWLTPAEHPPLRLRAGDVVLLAAGVRYVLGDAPGSPVTACDPAELTRSRRTGQPVRFGTEAPDTRIITIAYDCDPTVRTQLLFALPELMHVRGGTGADGLDGTVRMLHDELAHPQLATTAVLASLVDIVLIQVLRAWLPTRAGERRGTWLGMMGDPVVHRALQHLHADPARRWTTEALAAAVAVSRSTLTRRFPAAVGQGPATYLTQWRLDLAARRLTTTDQSVESIAAAVGYHSVPAFSRAFARSHGAAPGRYRTMRRRYDNVS, from the coding sequence ATGGGGCTGACTCTGACTCAATCGATGCTCTCGTGGGTCAACTACTTAACCTTGTGCGTCATGGACGTGGTGAGTGATGTGCTGAGGGTGACCGGGGTACGTGGCACGCTCGGGGCGCGTGTCGAGGCTGGCGGACGGTGGGCCGTCGCAGGAGAGGAGGGCTCGGCGGCGGGTCTGCACGCCATCACGGCGGGCGAGGCTTGGCTGACCCCTGCGGAGCACCCGCCGCTGCGGCTCCGCGCCGGCGATGTCGTTCTGCTCGCGGCAGGAGTCCGCTACGTGCTGGGTGACGCGCCCGGCTCGCCGGTGACGGCATGTGATCCGGCCGAGCTGACCCGGTCCCGGCGGACCGGGCAGCCGGTCCGGTTCGGGACCGAGGCCCCGGACACCAGGATCATCACCATCGCCTACGACTGCGACCCCACCGTACGGACCCAGCTTCTGTTCGCTTTGCCCGAGCTGATGCATGTCCGCGGCGGCACCGGCGCGGACGGCCTCGACGGCACCGTGCGTATGCTCCACGACGAACTCGCCCACCCGCAGCTCGCCACCACCGCGGTGCTCGCCTCCCTTGTCGACATCGTCCTGATCCAGGTGCTGCGCGCCTGGCTGCCCACCCGCGCCGGCGAACGCCGTGGCACCTGGCTGGGCATGATGGGTGACCCGGTGGTCCATCGCGCGTTGCAGCACCTGCATGCCGATCCTGCCCGCCGATGGACCACCGAAGCCCTCGCTGCCGCGGTCGCCGTCTCCCGGTCGACCCTTACCCGCCGCTTTCCCGCAGCTGTCGGCCAGGGGCCCGCGACCTATCTCACCCAATGGCGACTGGACCTCGCAGCGCGTCGGCTGACCACAACCGATCAGTCCGTCGAATCTATCGCTGCCGCCGTCGGCTACCACTCCGTGCCGGCGTTCAGCCGTGCCTTCGCCCGTTCTCACGGTGCCGCGCCGGGCCGTTACCGAACGATGCGCCGCCGCTACGACAACGTCTCATGA
- a CDS encoding TetR/AcrR family transcriptional regulator, with translation MSGAGHDGRAVELLGTPSGSESLLERAFTEALEHADDNDDVTMRVLDAAYEQFCRMGVRRSTMEDVARRAGVSRITAYRRFATKDRLVEQVVRREFRRYFDQFLIDIQQAATVGDRVVLGFVSALQAIRRNPLIGGLMTAEPDVIIPSMISDGGRTLATVQRFVAGQLRREQHAGNISETVDVEVVAELMTRLSCSFLLTPSHVVDLDDTEQLRAVARRFLVPMLEYGSQAQ, from the coding sequence GTGTCCGGGGCCGGTCACGACGGGCGCGCCGTAGAACTGCTGGGGACCCCGTCCGGCTCGGAGTCGCTGCTGGAACGTGCCTTCACTGAGGCGCTCGAACACGCCGACGACAACGACGATGTCACCATGCGGGTTCTCGACGCCGCCTACGAGCAGTTCTGCCGCATGGGCGTCCGGCGGTCCACCATGGAGGACGTGGCCCGGCGGGCCGGCGTCTCCCGGATCACGGCGTACCGCCGGTTCGCCACCAAGGACCGGCTGGTCGAGCAGGTGGTGCGCCGGGAGTTCCGCCGGTACTTCGACCAGTTTCTCATCGACATCCAGCAGGCCGCGACCGTCGGTGACCGGGTGGTGCTGGGCTTCGTCAGCGCCCTGCAGGCCATCCGCCGTAACCCGCTGATCGGGGGCCTGATGACCGCCGAACCGGACGTGATCATCCCCTCGATGATCAGCGACGGCGGACGGACGTTGGCCACGGTGCAACGGTTCGTCGCCGGCCAACTCCGCCGCGAACAACACGCCGGCAACATCTCCGAGACGGTGGACGTCGAGGTGGTGGCCGAACTGATGACGCGGCTGTCCTGCTCCTTCCTGCTCACTCCCAGCCACGTCGTCGATCTCGACGACACCGAACAGCTGCGCGCCGTGGCCCGGCGGTTCCTCGTGCCCATGCTGGAGTACGGTTCACAGGCCCAGTGA